A segment of the Candidatus Korarchaeota archaeon NZ13-K genome:
AGGAGGCTCGGAGGGGTTGACGTCCTCATAGCCAACGCGGGGATAAGTTACAGGACCCCCTTCCTGGATATAAGCTATGAGGAGTGGAAGAGGGTGATAGACGTCAACCTGACGGGCGCCTTCCTCTGCGCGAGGGAGGCCCTGAGGATGATGGTGAGGCAGAGGGAGGGCGTCATACTCTTCACAGCCTCGACGAACGGCATGAGGGGCCACCCTTACTACGCCCACTACAACGCCTCCAAGGCCGGCCTGATACTCCTCGCCAAGACACTCGCGTTGGAGTTCGCACCCTGGCTCAGGGTAGTGGCTGTGTGCCCCGGGTACGTTCTGACCCCCATGCAGCTCGCGGAGTACACGCCGGAGATGATTGAGGAGGTTAACAAGACGATACCGATTGGCAGGCACGCTTCTCCAGAGGAGATAGCAGCTCTTTTCGCCTTCCTGGCTTCTAAGGAGTCCTCCTACATAACGGGAACGTGCGTCGTCATAGACGGCGGGGAGACGGCCAGGTGATGAGTTAGCCGAGAGACTCCGATGCG
Coding sequences within it:
- a CDS encoding SDR family NAD(P)-dependent oxidoreductase produces the protein MRMYPDLAGKRVVVTGAASGIGLAIARRFVEEGSRVFIIDVNEEGLRRVLSENPRIEGGAVADVSSEEQVMRAFREVERRLGGVDVLIANAGISYRTPFLDISYEEWKRVIDVNLTGAFLCAREALRMMVRQREGVILFTASTNGMRGHPYYAHYNASKAGLILLAKTLALEFAPWLRVVAVCPGYVLTPMQLAEYTPEMIEEVNKTIPIGRHASPEEIAALFAFLASKESSYITGTCVVIDGGETAR